From Chryseobacterium joostei, the proteins below share one genomic window:
- a CDS encoding response regulator transcription factor, protein MEKSKILYAEDDETIAFLIQDSLETYYDINCYSDGKSALEAFNSQGFDICLLDIMMPELNGFEVAEQIRSKNSDIPIIFISAKALKEDRIKGLKIGADDYLVKPFSIEELILKIEVFLKRSKKTNTHSSNYKVGKYDFDPKNYTLQDTTHTISLTQRESELLLYFIRHKNTVLKRQDILKAIWGDDDYFMGRSLDVFISRLRKVLADEQNILIENLHGIGFRFSEKNKY, encoded by the coding sequence ATGGAGAAATCTAAAATTTTATATGCGGAAGATGACGAAACCATCGCTTTCCTGATACAGGACAGCCTGGAAACTTATTATGACATCAACTGCTATTCGGATGGAAAATCTGCACTTGAAGCTTTCAACAGCCAAGGTTTTGATATCTGCCTTTTGGATATTATGATGCCCGAACTGAACGGGTTTGAAGTGGCCGAGCAAATCCGTAGTAAAAACTCTGATATTCCTATTATTTTTATTTCAGCAAAAGCTTTAAAGGAAGACCGTATCAAAGGGCTTAAAATTGGAGCCGATGACTATCTGGTAAAACCATTCAGCATAGAAGAACTGATTCTGAAAATTGAAGTTTTCCTGAAACGTTCAAAGAAAACCAACACTCATTCCTCAAACTATAAGGTCGGGAAATATGACTTTGATCCTAAAAACTATACTTTACAGGATACGACCCATACCATTAGCCTTACCCAAAGAGAATCGGAACTGCTTTTATATTTTATCCGTCATAAAAATACAGTTCTGAAAAGACAGGATATCCTGAAAGCTATTTGGGGCGATGATGACTATTTTATGGGGCGAAGTCTGGATGTATTTATTTCCAGATTACGAAAAGTTCTGGCTGATGAACAAAATATACTGATCGAAAACCTGCATGGAATAGGTTTCCGCTTTTCTGAAAAGAATAAATACTAA
- a CDS encoding sensor histidine kinase → MKIKKLNIIITLGFIAIIGILIAQLMWTRQAYNLEDKKFDQKVNIALMEVAEKLSGGKNSFTENPVQNIANDYYVVNINNEFHPVVLEYYLKTEFTRFQINTDYVYALYNCHSDKMIYGKYMTTHQESPSNKVINFPKHKNLIYYFSIRFPDKTTYLISSLRFWYLLTFALIIILLVYVYSIYTIIQQKKFSELQRDFINNMTHEFKTPLSSILLASEALNKQEAVKENTKLQTYTSIIIDQSYKLNSHIEKILNLAKNDASGMSLKPQKIILLPFIQEIADAMLQKDKDLSIQIEIDNSTSIMADEFHFTNIIYNILDNSIKYCETKPAIVISSYKDSKGLYLKFKDNGIGIPAKNIPHIFEKFYRVNTKRSEEVNGFGLGLFYVKKVVQQHNWRISVENNADTGITTTLFFPF, encoded by the coding sequence ATGAAAATCAAAAAACTCAATATCATCATTACGCTGGGGTTTATAGCTATTATTGGAATTTTAATAGCTCAGCTGATGTGGACCCGCCAGGCTTATAATCTTGAAGATAAGAAATTCGATCAAAAAGTAAATATTGCCTTAATGGAGGTCGCAGAAAAGTTATCCGGAGGGAAAAATTCTTTTACTGAAAACCCTGTACAGAATATTGCCAATGATTATTATGTGGTTAATATTAATAATGAATTCCATCCTGTAGTTCTTGAGTATTATCTGAAAACAGAATTCACCCGTTTTCAAATCAATACCGATTATGTATATGCGCTGTACAACTGCCACAGTGATAAAATGATTTATGGAAAATATATGACTACCCATCAGGAAAGTCCAAGTAACAAGGTGATCAATTTTCCAAAACATAAAAACCTGATCTATTATTTTTCCATACGTTTTCCTGATAAAACCACGTATCTGATCAGCTCATTAAGATTCTGGTATTTGCTTACATTTGCCCTTATCATCATTCTTTTGGTGTATGTGTATTCCATATATACAATCATTCAGCAGAAAAAATTCTCGGAGCTGCAGCGTGATTTCATTAATAATATGACGCATGAGTTTAAAACTCCTTTATCTTCAATTCTGTTAGCATCAGAAGCGCTTAACAAACAGGAAGCAGTAAAGGAAAACACTAAACTGCAAACCTATACTTCTATCATTATCGATCAAAGCTACAAGCTTAACAGCCACATTGAAAAGATATTGAATCTTGCTAAAAATGATGCTTCGGGAATGTCATTAAAGCCTCAAAAAATCATCCTCCTTCCTTTTATTCAGGAGATTGCCGATGCTATGCTACAAAAGGACAAAGACCTCAGCATCCAAATAGAGATTGATAACAGTACTTCAATAATGGCTGATGAATTTCATTTTACGAATATCATTTATAACATTTTAGATAATTCTATTAAGTATTGTGAAACCAAGCCGGCTATTGTCATTTCATCCTATAAAGATTCAAAAGGTTTATATTTAAAGTTTAAAGATAATGGGATCGGTATTCCTGCTAAAAACATTCCTCATATTTTTGAAAAGTTTTACAGAGTAAATACAAAAAGAAGTGAGGAGGTTAATGGTTTTGGACTAGGATTATTTTACGTAAAGAAAGTTGTTCAGCAGCATAACTGGAGAATTTCCGTTGAGAACAATGCAGATACAGGAATTACCACCACTCTCTTTTTCCCGTTTTAA
- a CDS encoding DUF1573 domain-containing protein, whose product MKKLKITALLAVLAFSPFYANVFSGEASSIVKMVADAIKWKSESIDVGNIPQGKPKIIRFEFTNTSSKPIIIQNVAPSCGCTTADYTKTPIQPGKKGFVEASYNAAAAGPFMKTVNVTTSESKTPKTLSFKGTVTS is encoded by the coding sequence ATGAAAAAATTAAAGATTACAGCACTTTTAGCAGTTTTAGCTTTCTCTCCATTTTACGCCAATGTATTTTCAGGTGAAGCTTCTTCAATCGTAAAGATGGTTGCTGATGCTATCAAATGGAAATCAGAATCTATAGATGTAGGAAATATTCCTCAGGGGAAACCAAAAATCATCAGATTTGAATTTACCAATACAAGTTCAAAACCAATTATTATCCAAAATGTTGCTCCTTCATGTGGATGTACAACCGCAGATTATACTAAAACTCCTATTCAGCCGGGAAAAAAAGGATTTGTAGAAGCTAGTTACAATGCTGCAGCGGCAGGCCCGTTTATGAAAACGGTAAACGTTACAACGAGCGAAAGCAAAACTCCTAAAACACTTTCTTTTAAAGGAACAGTTACTTCATAA
- a CDS encoding SDR family oxidoreductase has protein sequence MSMYTQPMLREGALKDKVAIVTGGGSGLGKAMTKYFLELGANVVITSRNLEKLQAAAKELEDETGGKVLCVACDVRNWDEVEAMKEATLKEFGKIDILLNNAAGNFISPTEKLTHSAFDSILDIVLKGTKNCTLSVGKHWIDSKTPGTVLNIVTTYAWTGSAYVVPSACAKAGVLAMTRSLAVEWAKYGIRFNAIAPGPFPTKGAWDRLLPGDLQEKFDMKKKVPLRRVGEHQELANLAAYLVSDYSAYMNGEVVTIDGGEWLQGAGEFNMLEAIPSEMWDALEAMIKSKKSN, from the coding sequence ATGAGCATGTATACACAACCAATGTTGCGCGAAGGTGCACTAAAAGATAAAGTAGCAATCGTAACCGGAGGCGGAAGCGGTCTTGGGAAAGCAATGACTAAATATTTCCTTGAACTGGGTGCCAATGTGGTAATTACTTCCAGAAATCTGGAAAAACTACAGGCTGCAGCAAAAGAACTGGAAGATGAAACAGGTGGAAAAGTTCTTTGCGTTGCGTGTGATGTAAGAAACTGGGATGAGGTGGAAGCCATGAAAGAAGCTACCTTAAAGGAGTTCGGTAAAATTGATATTCTATTAAACAATGCTGCAGGAAACTTTATTTCTCCAACAGAAAAGTTAACGCATTCTGCCTTTGATTCTATTTTGGATATTGTTTTAAAAGGAACGAAAAACTGTACCCTTTCTGTAGGAAAACATTGGATAGATTCTAAAACACCAGGAACAGTGCTTAATATTGTAACGACATATGCATGGACGGGGTCGGCTTATGTAGTACCATCTGCCTGTGCAAAAGCAGGGGTTTTGGCAATGACAAGATCTTTGGCGGTAGAATGGGCAAAGTATGGTATTCGTTTCAATGCAATTGCTCCGGGACCTTTCCCTACAAAAGGAGCCTGGGACAGACTTCTTCCGGGAGATCTTCAGGAAAAATTTGATATGAAGAAAAAAGTTCCTTTGAGAAGAGTAGGGGAGCATCAGGAGCTGGCTAACCTTGCCGCTTACCTTGTTTCAGATTATTCAGCGTATATGAATGGGGAAGTGGTAACTATTGATGGTGGCGAATGGCTTCAGGGAGCAGGAGAGTTTAATATGCTTGAAGCAATCCCAAGTGAAATGTGGGATGCATTGGAGGCCATGATTAAATCAAAGAAATCAAACTAG
- a CDS encoding endonuclease/exonuclease/phosphatase family protein: MNFRFSIVFLMLFALGFSQDLTVMSFNIRLNVASDKENAWPERKQDVSDLLTYYHPDYFGVQEALPEQMKDIKSGLKNYDYIGVGRDDGKEKGEFSAVFYDTNRLDVVKSGTFWLSETPEKPSKGWDAALNRICTYAIFKDKKSKKEFLAMNIHFDHIGNVARVKSSELILKKIKELNPGNLPVTLSGDFNLTDDTEPVKILSQNMKDTFYHSETKHYGPVGTFTAFNVNEVPKERIDYIFTKDFKIKSHRHINDRRENLLYPSDHFPVIVDLSF, from the coding sequence ATGAATTTCAGATTTTCAATCGTATTCCTTATGCTTTTTGCATTGGGATTTTCGCAGGACCTTACAGTGATGAGTTTTAATATCAGGCTTAATGTCGCATCTGATAAGGAAAATGCATGGCCGGAAAGAAAACAGGATGTTTCCGATTTACTGACTTATTATCACCCTGATTATTTTGGAGTTCAGGAAGCGCTTCCTGAACAAATGAAAGACATCAAAAGCGGATTAAAAAACTACGATTATATTGGCGTGGGAAGAGATGATGGCAAGGAAAAAGGAGAGTTTTCTGCTGTTTTTTATGATACTAACAGATTAGACGTTGTAAAATCAGGGACGTTCTGGTTATCAGAAACTCCTGAAAAACCATCAAAAGGCTGGGATGCTGCTTTGAATAGAATCTGCACCTATGCCATCTTCAAGGATAAAAAGTCAAAGAAAGAATTTCTTGCCATGAATATTCACTTCGATCATATTGGAAATGTAGCAAGAGTGAAATCCTCTGAACTTATTCTGAAAAAAATCAAGGAACTTAATCCAGGAAATCTGCCGGTAACATTAAGCGGAGACTTTAACCTTACAGATGATACAGAACCTGTTAAGATTCTTTCCCAAAATATGAAAGATACTTTTTATCATTCGGAGACCAAACATTATGGACCTGTAGGAACTTTTACGGCCTTTAATGTAAATGAAGTTCCAAAAGAAAGAATTGACTATATTTTTACAAAGGACTTTAAGATAAAATCTCACCGACACATTAATGACAGAAGAGAGAATCTCCTTTATCCGTCGGATCATTTTCCGGTGATTGTGGATCTTTCCTTTTAA
- a CDS encoding response regulator transcription factor, whose protein sequence is MKTKILLAEDDPDFGMILKQYLELEDFEVSWFQNPEDVVELLSSDFPFQIAILDVMMPNIDGFSLAKMILKEKNNFPILFLTAKNQKIDRLTGLKIGADDYIAKPCDPEELVLRIKNILKRISPPITEIQIKIGQYLLDTQKLSLSHPDGNVRLTVREQELLLYLLKHNHSMITRDNILDNLWETNDYFTGRSLDVFISRLRKYFSNDPEVKIQSLRGIGFEVDFPTN, encoded by the coding sequence ATGAAAACTAAGATCCTATTAGCAGAAGATGATCCGGATTTCGGAATGATCCTTAAGCAATATCTTGAACTAGAAGATTTTGAGGTCAGCTGGTTTCAGAACCCCGAAGATGTTGTTGAACTTCTTTCCTCAGACTTCCCTTTTCAGATCGCTATTTTAGATGTAATGATGCCTAATATCGACGGCTTTTCTCTTGCCAAAATGATCCTCAAGGAGAAAAATAATTTTCCCATTTTATTTTTAACGGCTAAAAATCAGAAGATCGATAGGTTAACCGGATTGAAAATAGGTGCGGATGATTATATTGCCAAACCATGTGATCCGGAAGAACTGGTTCTAAGGATTAAAAACATTTTGAAAAGAATTTCTCCTCCAATTACTGAAATTCAAATAAAAATCGGGCAATATTTACTGGACACTCAGAAACTTTCACTGTCTCATCCCGACGGAAATGTACGCCTCACGGTTCGGGAGCAGGAACTTCTTTTATATTTACTGAAGCACAATCATTCCATGATAACAAGAGATAACATTCTTGATAACCTTTGGGAAACCAATGATTATTTTACAGGAAGAAGTCTGGATGTATTTATCAGCAGATTGAGGAAATATTTCAGCAACGACCCGGAAGTAAAAATCCAATCGCTGAGAGGAATTGGATTTGAAGTTGATTTCCCAACAAATTAA
- a CDS encoding sensor histidine kinase, with product MVKSLSLLSMISKSKNLIALFATLFLLLLGIQAYFMYKTYQVKEREIYRDVHARLTNYTDRLEDLGGIKSRTDDTIQKILIRYLDKKISKKDFLEYFNKNRKENEKYLSDYVDASFKKEGYEIATKTEYISIIYTPDSTRLIDQPITLYETRNKVSNPKISNTSKWETTSKSTTNDNTPGRNDSFLLKSNTGFEILNIKTIIFKELALLTICCAAILASVLLLYIFTVKNLARQQKQVEVLHTVVDNISHEFKTPIATLKIASKTLKKGWNSETLPLIDRQIARLESLMIQLHKDEIPDEVVAIEPKDWDFFIQDLAFTYPQIDFKVENKVSEKLPFDKNLMETVIKNLCENSIKYGASFVKINTDTSTQNLNIEISDNGQGMESKELTNIFEKFYRIQSNNIHNSKGLGLGLYFVKKIITTYSGKIDVSSKPGAGSTFKITIPYEN from the coding sequence ATGGTTAAATCTTTATCTTTGTTATCAATGATTTCCAAAAGTAAAAACCTTATTGCTCTTTTCGCTACCCTGTTCCTTCTTCTGTTAGGAATACAGGCTTATTTTATGTACAAGACATATCAGGTAAAGGAACGCGAGATCTACAGAGATGTTCATGCAAGACTTACCAACTATACCGACAGACTGGAAGATCTGGGTGGTATCAAAAGTAGAACAGATGATACCATTCAGAAAATCTTAATTCGATATCTTGATAAAAAGATCAGTAAAAAAGATTTTCTGGAGTACTTTAATAAAAACAGAAAGGAAAATGAAAAGTATCTCAGCGACTACGTAGATGCAAGTTTTAAAAAAGAAGGTTATGAAATTGCTACGAAAACAGAATACATTTCCATCATTTATACCCCTGACAGCACCCGCCTGATTGATCAGCCAATCACCCTGTATGAAACCCGAAACAAAGTTTCCAATCCTAAAATCTCCAATACAAGTAAATGGGAAACTACATCAAAATCCACGACTAATGATAACACTCCCGGCCGAAATGACTCTTTTCTTCTGAAAAGCAATACCGGTTTCGAGATTTTAAATATCAAAACCATCATATTTAAAGAGCTTGCTCTGCTCACCATATGCTGTGCCGCCATCCTCGCAAGTGTGCTCTTACTTTATATTTTCACCGTTAAAAATCTAGCCCGCCAGCAGAAACAGGTAGAAGTTCTCCACACCGTTGTGGATAATATTTCCCATGAGTTTAAGACTCCGATTGCTACATTAAAAATAGCTTCCAAGACTTTAAAAAAAGGCTGGAATTCAGAAACGCTTCCGCTTATTGACAGGCAGATTGCCCGACTTGAAAGTCTAATGATACAGCTCCATAAAGATGAAATACCCGATGAGGTAGTTGCCATAGAGCCTAAAGACTGGGATTTTTTCATTCAGGATCTGGCTTTTACATATCCTCAAATAGATTTTAAAGTTGAAAATAAAGTCTCAGAAAAACTGCCCTTTGATAAAAACCTAATGGAGACTGTCATTAAAAACCTTTGTGAAAACAGCATCAAATATGGAGCATCCTTTGTGAAAATAAATACCGATACCTCTACCCAAAATCTGAATATTGAAATTTCTGATAATGGCCAAGGCATGGAAAGCAAGGAACTAACAAACATTTTTGAAAAATTCTACAGAATACAGTCCAATAACATCCACAACAGTAAGGGGCTTGGGCTCGGACTTTATTTTGTAAAAAAAATAATTACAACCTATAGCGGTAAAATAGATGTTTCCAGTAAGCCTGGAGCCGGAAGTACTTTTAAAATAACCATTCCCTATGAAAACTAA
- a CDS encoding outer membrane beta-barrel family protein, producing the protein MNKIILFLCFPMLVLAQKQKLAGTVVNTENEKISAAQIELYDSQDKLIQELKTDAKGGFILEDIPEQNIKLVVKNEGYSLFEKKLDLEKPEALQIILKKESQEIGEVVMTKRKPLVKRKVDRLEFNVENSNISSLNAWEILKNTPGVTANNNVLAVKGSTGILVTINDKKVMLTGDELKNLLENTQGDEVKSVEVITNPPAKYEASGSSVLNIIMKKNKIEGYRGIVSSKYVQTQYAKAVFGLSQYYKKDKFSIMGSYYKGMGTYYREGLDYVNYPESQTRWMSTMNRKDKNTNQNTLNFNVEYELDSLTNLSLNYSGYFSPKSYGTYDVPTLIYNNQDVVESDYRTLNDHHSRSINNSVSFQIDRKLNKKSSLSWINYFTGNNASKYQNVVTHLNFAGEPPREDNFMTQNKADVQLYSTQVDYQWKGEKLEFESGTKYSFVKTNSKLDFSDNQNGVLEYRPEKSSIFDYKEHNFALYSSLSYNIGKWNFKGGLRAEMTDLEGIVSEPYDQNKNNYWSFFPTFYAQYTTENKQEFGFSYGKRISRPSYSWLNPAKSYYNLFSYYQGDPQLKATITHNLNLTYSWKNWNLDLYYRKEQFPSMEISYQEPETNSVIYHFTNIEKGEAFGLNLYKNFQVKPWWNIILSENLEHNENYFKGVDGMLYKNKVWNWESSISTSFTLDKNSDWKMEVGHRYYSPSIQGTFRISSAWSAYFVMNRKFLNKKLEASLIVSDIFRTTGQKIVTKYANQDNYFRDYTDTQGFTLSLKFNFGNQSVKNAKTIKKTSEQDRL; encoded by the coding sequence ATGAACAAAATTATTCTTTTTCTGTGTTTTCCGATGTTGGTATTGGCCCAGAAACAAAAACTTGCGGGAACAGTTGTGAACACTGAGAATGAAAAAATTTCAGCAGCACAAATAGAGCTGTACGATTCGCAGGATAAATTAATCCAGGAGCTGAAAACGGATGCTAAAGGTGGGTTTATCTTGGAGGATATTCCTGAACAGAATATTAAACTTGTTGTAAAAAATGAAGGGTATTCTTTATTTGAAAAGAAGCTGGATCTGGAAAAACCAGAAGCTTTACAAATCATTCTTAAAAAAGAATCCCAAGAGATTGGAGAGGTTGTAATGACCAAGCGAAAACCATTGGTAAAACGAAAAGTAGACCGACTGGAGTTTAATGTGGAAAACAGTAACATTTCATCATTGAATGCATGGGAAATTTTGAAAAATACACCTGGTGTTACAGCCAATAATAATGTACTCGCTGTGAAAGGCAGTACAGGAATTTTGGTAACCATTAATGATAAAAAAGTCATGCTGACGGGTGATGAACTCAAAAATCTTTTGGAAAATACTCAGGGAGATGAGGTGAAGTCTGTGGAAGTAATTACCAACCCACCCGCAAAATATGAAGCTTCTGGAAGTTCGGTCCTGAACATTATTATGAAGAAGAACAAGATTGAGGGCTATCGTGGTATTGTGTCTTCAAAATATGTTCAGACCCAATATGCAAAGGCTGTTTTTGGGCTGTCTCAATATTATAAAAAGGATAAATTTTCCATTATGGGAAGCTATTATAAAGGAATGGGAACCTACTACCGAGAGGGATTAGACTATGTTAATTATCCCGAAAGCCAGACCAGATGGATGAGTACAATGAATAGAAAGGATAAAAACACTAACCAGAATACCCTGAATTTTAATGTAGAATATGAATTGGACAGCTTGACCAATCTAAGCCTCAACTATTCAGGGTATTTTTCTCCAAAGTCTTATGGAACGTATGATGTGCCTACATTGATTTACAATAATCAGGATGTTGTTGAGTCTGATTATAGAACACTAAACGACCATCACTCTCGCTCCATTAATAATTCAGTCAGTTTTCAGATAGACAGGAAATTGAATAAAAAGAGCAGTCTGTCATGGATCAATTATTTTACAGGAAATAATGCCAGTAAATATCAGAATGTAGTTACACACCTAAACTTTGCGGGAGAGCCGCCAAGAGAAGATAATTTCATGACCCAAAATAAAGCAGATGTACAATTGTATTCTACTCAGGTAGATTATCAATGGAAAGGAGAGAAGTTGGAATTTGAATCCGGAACAAAATATAGTTTCGTGAAAACAAACAGCAAACTAGATTTTTCTGATAATCAAAATGGAGTATTAGAATACAGACCAGAGAAAAGCAGTATTTTTGATTACAAGGAGCATAATTTTGCTCTGTATTCCTCACTTTCTTACAATATCGGAAAATGGAATTTTAAAGGTGGGCTTCGTGCAGAAATGACAGATCTTGAGGGGATAGTTTCAGAGCCATATGATCAAAACAAAAATAATTACTGGAGCTTTTTTCCTACTTTTTATGCACAATATACTACAGAAAATAAGCAGGAGTTTGGGTTCTCTTATGGAAAACGCATCAGCAGGCCATCCTATTCATGGTTGAATCCGGCAAAATCTTATTATAACCTCTTTTCATACTATCAGGGTGACCCGCAATTAAAAGCAACCATTACTCATAATCTAAATCTAACCTATTCATGGAAAAACTGGAATCTGGATTTATACTATCGCAAGGAACAATTCCCATCTATGGAGATCTCATATCAGGAGCCGGAGACCAATAGTGTGATCTATCATTTTACAAATATAGAAAAGGGAGAGGCTTTCGGTTTAAACTTATATAAAAACTTTCAGGTGAAGCCTTGGTGGAATATCATTCTATCCGAAAACCTGGAACACAATGAAAATTATTTCAAAGGGGTTGATGGAATGCTGTACAAGAACAAGGTTTGGAACTGGGAATCCAGTATTTCCACAAGCTTCACTTTAGATAAGAACAGTGACTGGAAAATGGAAGTGGGACATCGTTATTATTCTCCATCAATACAGGGAACCTTCAGGATTTCCAGTGCATGGTCTGCTTATTTTGTGATGAACCGGAAATTCCTTAATAAAAAACTGGAAGCAAGTTTAATCGTTAGTGATATTTTCAGAACAACAGGTCAAAAGATTGTTACCAAATATGCCAATCAGGATAATTACTTTAGGGACTATACAGATACCCAGGGTTTTACTCTTTCATTAAAATTCAACTTTGGGAACCAGTCTGTGAAAAATGCCAAGACCATAAAAAAGACATCAGAACAGGATCGACTTTAG
- a CDS encoding M1 family metallopeptidase: MKRIFSGVLVVVSLLQLSAQELYMPRNIKKAYENGTRDISGAPGKNYWQNKGIYNVEVKVDAGTKVVSGKETIVYTNNSPDNLNELAIRFVNNLHKPQSPRSGSVSSDFLSSGLKIKSFVVNGEKYDINSDDWGTVEKVKLKSELKSKSKAEVKIEWEYPLSVQSGREGQIDPETFYVAYSFPRISVYDDYNGWDMLPHSDRQEFYNDFNDYSFAITAPKNYVVWATGDFLNPEAVLQPEYLKRYKASLKSDKVMHIATEQEMKSGKVTQQNKWNVWKFKANHITDFCFALSNHYVWDAASVQLKTKRASVQSGYKAGAKDFEQYVDWMRYNLDWFSKKWPGVEYPYNVMTAIQGYADMEYPMMINDSSIPDNLQDARLTADHEIAHTYFPFYMGINETRYAFMDEGWATTLEYLIGIDENGEAAAKEFYKNFRVKKWINDPSAEQDQPIITMSTQVSGSGYGNNSYVKSSLSYLALKDYLGDELFKKALHHYMDNWNGKHPVPWDYFNSMNTGSEKNLNWFFHNWFYTNNYIDLKVAGASQMNDLLTVNVANVGGFAIPFDAILTYEDGSTEKLHFSPSVWEKDQKLTDLVIPIKKKVKSVSLDGDLFMDYTPGDNNKTL, from the coding sequence ATGAAGAGAATTTTTTCCGGAGTGCTGGTGGTTGTTTCGTTGCTACAGTTGTCTGCTCAGGAGCTGTATATGCCGAGAAATATTAAAAAAGCCTATGAAAATGGGACCCGTGATATTTCCGGAGCGCCGGGTAAGAACTATTGGCAAAATAAAGGAATTTACAATGTTGAAGTAAAAGTGGATGCCGGTACAAAGGTAGTTTCCGGAAAAGAAACGATTGTTTATACAAACAACAGTCCGGATAATCTCAATGAATTGGCGATACGATTCGTTAATAATCTACACAAGCCACAATCACCAAGATCTGGGTCGGTTTCCAGTGATTTTTTGTCCTCAGGACTTAAGATTAAATCATTTGTTGTCAATGGTGAAAAATATGATATCAACAGCGATGATTGGGGAACTGTTGAAAAAGTAAAACTAAAATCAGAATTAAAATCAAAGTCAAAAGCTGAGGTTAAGATCGAATGGGAATACCCACTTTCTGTACAGAGTGGGAGAGAAGGGCAAATTGATCCTGAAACATTCTATGTAGCCTATTCTTTTCCAAGAATTTCTGTATATGATGACTACAACGGATGGGACATGCTCCCCCATTCTGACAGACAGGAATTTTATAATGATTTTAATGACTACAGCTTTGCTATCACAGCACCAAAAAACTATGTGGTGTGGGCAACCGGAGATTTTTTAAATCCTGAAGCTGTACTTCAGCCTGAATATTTGAAAAGATATAAAGCTTCATTAAAGAGCGATAAGGTAATGCATATTGCTACAGAACAAGAAATGAAGTCGGGTAAAGTTACCCAGCAGAATAAATGGAATGTATGGAAGTTCAAAGCCAATCATATTACAGATTTTTGCTTTGCCCTAAGTAATCATTATGTATGGGATGCTGCAAGTGTTCAGTTGAAAACAAAAAGAGCGAGTGTGCAATCAGGATATAAAGCCGGAGCAAAGGATTTTGAGCAGTATGTAGATTGGATGCGCTATAATCTGGATTGGTTTTCCAAAAAATGGCCGGGCGTAGAATACCCTTATAATGTAATGACGGCTATTCAGGGGTATGCTGATATGGAATATCCAATGATGATTAATGATTCCAGTATTCCGGATAACTTACAGGATGCCAGACTTACTGCAGATCATGAAATTGCCCATACTTATTTCCCTTTCTATATGGGGATTAACGAAACGAGGTATGCATTTATGGATGAAGGATGGGCGACTACCTTGGAGTATTTAATTGGAATTGATGAAAATGGTGAGGCTGCTGCAAAGGAATTTTATAAAAACTTTCGGGTGAAAAAGTGGATTAATGATCCATCAGCAGAACAGGATCAGCCTATTATTACAATGAGTACACAGGTAAGTGGTTCAGGCTACGGAAACAATTCTTACGTAAAGTCATCCTTATCCTACCTTGCATTGAAGGATTATCTTGGTGATGAATTGTTCAAAAAAGCATTACACCATTATATGGATAACTGGAACGGAAAACATCCTGTTCCTTGGGATTACTTTAATTCTATGAATACAGGTTCCGAAAAAAATCTAAACTGGTTTTTTCACAATTGGTTTTATACCAATAATTATATTGATTTAAAAGTTGCCGGAGCATCACAGATGAATGACTTGCTTACTGTGAATGTAGCGAATGTAGGAGGTTTTGCCATTCCATTTGATGCTATTCTAACCTATGAAGATGGGAGTACTGAAAAACTTCATTTTTCACCATCGGTTTGGGAAAAAGATCAAAAACTGACAGATCTTGTGATTCCTATTAAGAAAAAAGTAAAATCGGTATCCTTGGATGGAGATCTTTTCATGGATTATACACCGGGAGATAACAATAAAACCTTATAA